Proteins encoded by one window of Triplophysa rosa linkage group LG19, Trosa_1v2, whole genome shotgun sequence:
- the rab27b gene encoding ras-related protein Rab-27B, which yields MFSSSSTMTDGDYDYLIKLLALGDSGVGKTTFLYRYTDNKFNPKFITTVGIDFREKRVVYTTNSPNGTSGKTFKVHLQLWDTAGQERFRSLTTAFFRDAMGFLLMFDLTSQQSFLNVRNWMSQLQANAYCENPDIVLVGNKADLADQREVQEKQARELADKYGIQYFETSAATGSEVDKAVVTLLDLVMKRMEQCVDKPAADAHNTDSISKLEAAPANEKKCAC from the exons gTTTAGCTCCAGCAGCACTATGACTGATGGAGATTATGATTATCTGATCAAACTCCTGGCGCTGGGAGACTCTGGAGTGGGAAAGACCACCTTCCTCTACCGCTACACCGACAACAAATTCAACCCCAAATTCATCACCACTGTCGGCATCGACTTCAGAGAAAAGAGAGTG GTTTACACCACAAACAGTCCTAATGGAACATCAGGGAAGACGTTTAAAGTGCACCTGCAGCTTTGGGACACAGCAGGACAGGAGAG GTTCAGGAGTTTGACCACAGCGTTCTTCAGAGATGCCATGGGGTTTCTCCTCATGTTTGATCTGACCAGTCAACAGAGTTTCCTCAACGTCAGAAACTGGATGA gtcaGCTGCAGGCCAACGCATATTGTGAGAACCCAGATATTGTTCTTGTTGGTAATAAAGCGGATCTGGCCGATCAGAGGGAAGTCCAGGAGAAACAAGCGAGGGAACTCGCCGATAAATACGG TATTCAGTATTTTGAGACGAGCGCAGCCACTGGTTCTGAGGTGGATAAAGCCGTGGTGACGCTGTTGGATCTGGTGATGAAGAGAATGGAGCAGTGTGTAGATAAACCCGCCGCAGACGCACACAACACAGACAGCATCAGCAAACTGGAGGCTGCGCCGGCCAACGAGAAGAAATGTGCATGTTAA